From a region of the Lysinibacillus irui genome:
- a CDS encoding replication-relaxation family protein — MERHVAHKMTAQDLSIQNFVVGDVEEQARAVPQQKLSPTYATTIPYKSPSLPRDILQYLPPNGNPFSLFGDPYALLYFLPVEYNVIRNSNYWLRGKEEDNNFTDHEIALLTFLANHRVATRSQIQRAVFSSTDSDTKVKEFIRKCLRSGIIVAFKWVSPCESEKLLPHLYGLSPIGAKAASLILPRTHIPRSYQFLPIKYVPGNAPKMTDYFSTVIANEFYCKLRELDRVIEWSSQEKFDLSNGRYFRPHYAIKTIKDEQDFKYLWLEVIRPVKNWYSDCIERFQQIQLAFTSLSDDLRPELVILLVDDVSRIPDIAELAEQYMPDSRIRYTTDERLIQKNDPAIFYTYFEASGVKSSKIKFLTPEWKGMSASEYHASLYNEDVLMDDADYDY; from the coding sequence TTGGAAAGGCACGTCGCTCATAAAATGACTGCACAAGATCTTAGCATTCAAAATTTTGTAGTAGGTGATGTTGAGGAACAAGCAAGAGCTGTTCCTCAACAGAAATTATCTCCTACATACGCTACGACGATACCATATAAGTCGCCATCGCTTCCACGCGATATATTACAATATCTACCGCCAAATGGTAACCCTTTTAGTTTATTTGGAGACCCTTATGCCCTGCTATATTTTTTACCAGTAGAATACAATGTCATCCGCAACAGTAACTATTGGTTACGTGGAAAAGAAGAAGATAACAATTTTACTGACCATGAAATTGCCTTATTAACCTTCTTAGCTAATCATCGTGTCGCTACACGATCACAGATACAAAGAGCAGTCTTTTCATCAACTGATTCAGATACAAAAGTCAAAGAATTTATAAGGAAGTGTTTAAGAAGCGGTATAATTGTCGCTTTTAAATGGGTTTCTCCTTGTGAAAGTGAAAAGTTATTACCTCACCTTTATGGACTTTCACCAATTGGTGCAAAAGCTGCAAGCCTTATATTACCTAGAACGCATATTCCGCGTTCCTATCAATTCTTACCGATAAAATATGTACCTGGTAATGCGCCTAAGATGACCGACTATTTTTCTACAGTTATCGCTAATGAATTCTACTGTAAATTGCGAGAGCTAGACCGTGTAATTGAATGGTCATCGCAGGAGAAATTTGATTTATCAAATGGCCGCTATTTTAGACCACATTATGCAATTAAAACAATCAAAGATGAACAAGATTTTAAATACCTTTGGTTGGAAGTTATTCGACCAGTGAAGAATTGGTACTCTGACTGCATTGAAAGGTTCCAACAAATTCAATTAGCATTTACTTCTTTGTCAGACGATCTTCGACCAGAACTTGTTATCTTGTTAGTCGATGATGTCTCTAGGATCCCTGATATTGCAGAATTAGCAGAACAATATATGCCAGACAGTAGAATCCGCTACACAACTGACGAAAGATTAATACAGAAAAATGATCCCGCTATCTTTTACACATATTTTGAAGCATCAGGTGTAAAATCATCGAAAATCAAATTCCTAACTCCTGAATGGAAAGGTATGTCTGCTTCTGAATATCATGCGTCTCTTTACAATGAAGACGTACTAATGGATGACGCGGACTATGACTATTAG
- a CDS encoding AAA family ATPase: protein MTINFQKVTISDVAINTVKDSIPGFVENIDAFEGTKNNLYIRVKFKKLDLHAYMVIDSKNRLMVHYCEEVEKNLPCKHRNLLAAIANYFGHSIELTNTKTKLVEYKDFEKQFEKVRWENKNDEFKLIPTIKDTLPATNQVEKQTVPVEQLIDRDWETGWNGVQDYLDSQGVDIALQNKILERRKRISMHVPIQQEQTAPSKPATPYQGETFRRVLRHIFNDKHLILIGGKGTGKDTLINTLAWIFNFPLLLQIGDKDTSRETIVAEPAFRDNESTYDLSQFTKTVQHGGLVNYAEVNFLKGDITSVFHSLFDENEALATPLGPIQAHEDFLMCCSMNVGNGYFDVNKLNDAFKDRFAVVRLPQTMEFQNLIKEKSGLVDSNALEFLSTIKKNLEELFFDGLCHSADTVRGYIDAAKYFLNFGFNNETRIEVVEDYIINKVEDTEEYFEARNAVREAFSELKLSPFPFTEEEKAYSNAQEDDN, encoded by the coding sequence ATGACTATTAACTTTCAAAAAGTAACGATTTCAGATGTTGCAATCAATACAGTAAAGGATTCCATTCCAGGCTTTGTGGAAAATATCGATGCTTTCGAAGGTACAAAGAATAACTTATACATTCGAGTTAAGTTTAAAAAACTTGACCTTCATGCTTATATGGTAATCGATTCAAAGAACCGCTTAATGGTTCATTACTGTGAAGAAGTTGAAAAGAATTTACCATGTAAACATCGGAATTTATTAGCTGCTATAGCTAATTATTTTGGCCATTCAATTGAATTAACCAATACTAAGACAAAGTTAGTTGAATACAAAGATTTTGAAAAGCAATTTGAAAAAGTTAGATGGGAAAACAAAAATGATGAATTCAAGCTAATCCCAACTATAAAAGATACTTTACCTGCTACTAACCAAGTAGAAAAACAAACAGTACCAGTTGAACAACTAATTGACCGCGATTGGGAAACTGGTTGGAATGGGGTACAAGATTATTTAGATTCTCAAGGTGTTGATATTGCCTTACAGAATAAAATTCTGGAGCGGAGAAAACGGATTAGTATGCATGTTCCTATTCAACAGGAACAAACAGCTCCCTCAAAACCTGCTACACCATATCAAGGAGAGACTTTCAGACGAGTATTGCGACATATCTTTAATGATAAGCATTTAATTCTTATCGGGGGTAAAGGTACCGGTAAAGATACTTTGATTAATACACTTGCCTGGATCTTTAACTTCCCGCTACTTCTTCAAATTGGCGACAAAGATACATCAAGAGAAACCATCGTTGCTGAGCCAGCATTCCGTGATAATGAAAGTACTTATGATTTATCCCAATTTACTAAAACTGTTCAGCATGGTGGATTAGTAAACTATGCCGAAGTTAACTTTCTAAAAGGGGATATTACTTCTGTATTTCATTCACTATTTGATGAAAATGAAGCCTTAGCAACGCCTTTAGGTCCAATTCAAGCACACGAAGATTTTTTAATGTGCTGCTCCATGAATGTTGGTAATGGATACTTTGATGTTAATAAACTGAATGATGCATTTAAAGATCGTTTTGCAGTAGTTCGATTACCACAAACAATGGAATTCCAGAACCTTATTAAAGAAAAAAGTGGTTTGGTAGATTCTAATGCTCTTGAGTTTCTATCTACAATAAAGAAAAATCTAGAAGAGTTATTCTTTGATGGTTTGTGTCACAGCGCAGATACAGTTCGAGGATATATCGATGCAGCAAAATACTTCTTAAATTTTGGATTTAACAATGAAACACGTATTGAAGTTGTTGAAGACTATATAATCAACAAGGTGGAAGACACAGAGGAATACTTCGAAGCTCGAAACGCAGTACGTGAGGCATTTTCTGAATTAAAATTATCGCCATTTCCTTTCACAGAGGAAGAGAAAGCCTATTCCAATGCACAGGAGGACGATAATTAA
- a CDS encoding IS3 family transposase (programmed frameshift) encodes MGRSKHSLELKLYILQLFEEGHYSINELCERFSIDHQTFHRWKMKFEAGGREGLQEATSCKFYSKELKLAAVEDYIQRNYSQMEVLAKYEISSTSVLKSWVKKYTSHSEIKDSGKGMSQAMTEGRKTTFEERIEIVEYCLKHQKNYQLAAHTYGVSYQQVYQWTKKFETNGEEGLRDRRGRTKDEVELTVEEKLKLEIQRIERENERLRAENLFFKKVRGNRKEASLSQIRLQQRYLAIQDLHREEELSILLLCEIADVSRAAYYKWLSRKPSNREVENEAILKDIHLLYQQVDGIYGYRRTTLTINRQRKENNQTMVNEKRIYRLMQISGLKSVIRRKRKPYRKSPAHHVAENVLNRAFTSKKPNEKWCTDVTEFKYGNGKKAYLSAIIDLYDGSIVSYVLGHSNNNSLVFKTIKSAIQSLQSGEQPLIHSDRGFQYTSKEFKRIVDTANMTQSMSRVGRCIDNGPIESFWGTLKCEKYYLHKYDSYEELKLAIDEYIHFYNYYRYQKRLNGLSPLEFRTQAA; translated from the exons ATGGGGCGAAGCAAACATTCACTCGAGTTGAAACTATATATCCTTCAATTGTTCGAAGAAGGTCACTATTCTATCAATGAATTGTGTGAAAGGTTTTCAATAGATCATCAAACTTTTCATAGATGGAAAATGAAATTTGAGGCAGGTGGACGTGAAGGATTACAAGAAGCTACTTCATGTAAGTTCTATTCAAAAGAGTTAAAATTAGCGGCTGTGGAGGACTACATTCAACGAAATTATTCACAGATGGAGGTGTTGGCGAAATACGAGATTAGCAGTACCTCCGTTTTAAAAAGCTGGGTAAAAAAGTATACTAGTCATAGTGAAATAAAAGATTCAGGTAAAGGAATGAGTCAAGCTATGACCGAAGGAAGAAAGACAACTTTTGAAGAACGTATTGAGATTGTCGAGTACTGTTTGAAGCACCAGAAAAATTATCAGTTGGCAGCGCATACCTATGGTGTTTCGTATCAACAGGTATATCAATGGACGAAGAAATTTGAAACGAATGGTGAAGAGGGATTACGTGATCGTCGTGGTCGCACAAAAGATGAAGTCGAATTAACCGTTGAGGAGAAATTGAAATTAGAGATTCAACGTATTGAACGTGAAAATGAACGTTTACGTGCAGAAAATTTATTTT TTAAAAAAGTTAGAGGAAATCGAAAGGAGGCATCGTTAAGCCAAATACGTCTACAGCAACGCTATTTAGCGATTCAAGATTTACATCGAGAGGAAGAACTTTCGATTCTTTTACTATGTGAAATAGCTGATGTTTCGCGTGCAGCTTACTATAAGTGGTTAAGTCGCAAGCCTTCTAACAGAGAAGTTGAAAATGAAGCCATTTTAAAGGACATTCATCTCCTTTACCAACAAGTAGATGGTATTTACGGCTATCGTCGTACAACGTTGACAATCAATCGTCAGCGAAAAGAAAATAATCAAACGATGGTTAACGAAAAGCGTATTTATCGTTTAATGCAGATTAGTGGATTGAAGTCTGTTATTCGTAGAAAGCGCAAGCCTTATCGTAAATCCCCAGCACATCATGTGGCGGAGAACGTATTAAATAGAGCATTTACATCGAAAAAGCCCAATGAAAAATGGTGTACAGATGTCACAGAGTTTAAGTATGGAAACGGGAAAAAAGCTTATTTAAGTGCAATTATCGATTTATATGATGGTTCAATTGTGAGTTATGTGTTAGGTCATTCGAATAATAATTCCCTTGTTTTCAAAACAATCAAATCAGCTATTCAATCATTACAATCAGGCGAACAGCCATTAATACATAGTGATCGAGGTTTTCAATATACATCGAAGGAATTTAAGCGAATTGTGGATACAGCCAATATGACACAGAGTATGTCCCGTGTTGGTCGATGTATTGATAACGGACCAATTGAATCATTTTGGGGCACATTGAAGTGTGAGAAGTATTATTTACATAAGTACGATTCATATGAAGAGTTAAAACTAGCGATTGATGAGTATATTCATTTTTATAATTACTATCGTTATCAGAAACGATTAAACGGCTTGAGTCCGTTAGAATTCAGGACTCAAGCCGCTTAA
- a CDS encoding NYN domain-containing protein produces the protein MKNVNIPIIEDEMNVIHQLHKINVHGLSWTNFYKTLGYMANAKITPYFACANVERKDKVFHTNRSTFFNALRKRGVNVLEGLAVRESKDNRIEKGVDVLVALQIYKEALKGARDIIVCSADSDLVPAVKEAQNMGVRVHVVMSDYTPGCELSTIADRVISLETIVQSMVERGKINFKNQEKPYLFTNAVCYKQHRKGLQYA, from the coding sequence ATGAAAAATGTTAATATCCCAATAATTGAAGACGAAATGAATGTTATTCATCAATTACACAAAATTAATGTCCATGGACTTTCATGGACCAATTTCTACAAAACACTAGGTTATATGGCTAATGCTAAGATAACTCCTTATTTTGCTTGTGCAAACGTAGAACGTAAAGATAAAGTTTTTCATACTAATCGATCTACTTTCTTTAATGCATTGCGTAAGCGCGGTGTAAATGTTCTTGAGGGGCTAGCTGTTAGAGAGTCAAAAGATAATCGAATTGAGAAGGGCGTAGATGTTTTAGTCGCTTTACAAATCTACAAAGAGGCTTTAAAGGGCGCACGTGACATTATAGTTTGCTCAGCTGATAGTGATCTTGTGCCAGCTGTTAAAGAAGCTCAGAACATGGGTGTTCGTGTACATGTTGTCATGAGTGACTATACTCCTGGTTGTGAACTATCTACTATTGCTGATCGTGTTATTAGCTTAGAAACAATTGTCCAATCAATGGTTGAACGTGGAAAAATCAACTTTAAGAATCAAGAAAAACCATACTTATTTACAAACGCTGTGTGTTATAAGCAGCATAGAAAGGGACTTCAGTATGCTTGA
- a CDS encoding DEAD/DEAH box helicase family protein translates to MNVQILKSKLETQVAIIETALHDGDNVIIAGNLATGKTSLLNAIHNKLNAKKENSAAYFSMCTTEAEVEIVKENIYTHCTDKILIIDELRALSSQGLRLEKVSNDIQIVASIQFTNSDDFIAVAAKLNLDSYFSKLVYLKNQEGDLEIIY, encoded by the coding sequence ATGAACGTTCAAATTTTAAAATCAAAACTTGAAACACAGGTAGCAATTATAGAGACCGCTTTACATGATGGAGATAACGTAATTATTGCTGGCAATTTAGCGACCGGTAAAACAAGCTTGTTAAACGCAATACATAACAAATTGAATGCGAAAAAAGAGAATAGTGCTGCCTATTTTTCTATGTGTACTACAGAAGCGGAAGTTGAAATAGTAAAAGAAAATATATACACACATTGTACGGATAAAATACTGATTATTGATGAGTTACGTGCTTTATCTTCCCAGGGGTTACGTTTAGAAAAGGTGAGTAATGATATACAAATCGTAGCGTCTATTCAATTTACAAATTCGGATGACTTTATTGCAGTTGCAGCCAAGTTGAATTTAGATAGTTATTTCAGCAAATTAGTTTACCTTAAAAATCAAGAAGGTGACTTAGAAATAATCTATTAA
- a CDS encoding vWA domain-containing protein, whose product MSSLNVKLKEVKGRRLHRYLRKKFNRRDFDFDWTDFSTAYFDGKTIFVKYDVHKPNKLFSEAEIHILHLGFAYHEMGHKLYDIVSDFKEWILSNSSEDKVEWEKNTKWPKNIVHTWGNLALDGRLERFLRIDYPFTIDEIDYLNYEWAYPPSPEERRGESKVNDFLEMYGRRCLEMEDLEGWHSDVVSLMDQYQPLLDESFTQTSTIDCLNKSKEHLTAVWPTLYQWIQEEEQEPASISSNTSKEADLENSEWATSDEVKNNVQRILDKLKDMFNGAESPHNESIDNDDNNIEDGKEDGLEDNLKPKENTIQIIFPENTQPRTKPDFKRLIANTEKEVENTHQQAHEELKEDEIIESPIAVMVNNTPINDTVKECSYDHKNEAVFDEMVISNRRQIFALEKALQVILAPIPEIRSKNQKRGRLRPHSVWRAVYCDDDNIRTKINRGSPKEDASISLMVDISYSTTSMCGTQKQVITEMKEALSVVLSAAHNIKLPSKAFAFTSDFATNDTFIYHLKPNDHLLKPQHKGAIGGLRPEMGNRDVIALQYLLNQVKDRKESIRLAFMISDGAPNFYENESEETIKEMVKSANKNGVDVFCIFVGNDNWGYQCAKRMYGNRVIRSKSGLASDLKRHLIKVLSLRRGL is encoded by the coding sequence ATGAGCAGCTTAAATGTAAAATTAAAAGAAGTAAAGGGTAGACGATTACACCGTTATCTTCGTAAGAAATTCAATAGACGCGATTTTGATTTTGATTGGACAGATTTTAGTACGGCATATTTTGACGGAAAAACAATTTTCGTAAAGTATGATGTCCATAAACCTAATAAGTTGTTTTCTGAAGCCGAGATCCATATATTACATCTCGGCTTTGCTTACCATGAGATGGGTCATAAACTTTATGATATTGTGAGTGACTTTAAAGAATGGATACTTAGTAATTCTTCAGAAGATAAAGTGGAGTGGGAAAAAAATACGAAATGGCCAAAGAACATCGTTCACACTTGGGGAAACCTTGCTTTGGACGGTAGGTTAGAGAGATTTCTACGTATCGATTATCCTTTTACGATTGATGAAATTGATTATTTAAATTATGAATGGGCTTATCCTCCTTCACCAGAAGAAAGACGGGGAGAAAGCAAAGTTAATGATTTTCTTGAAATGTACGGTCGTAGGTGCTTAGAAATGGAGGATTTAGAAGGCTGGCACAGCGATGTAGTTTCATTAATGGACCAGTATCAACCACTATTGGACGAATCCTTTACCCAAACTTCTACTATTGACTGTCTAAATAAAAGTAAAGAACATTTAACAGCTGTATGGCCAACATTGTATCAATGGATACAAGAGGAAGAACAAGAACCCGCTTCTATTAGCTCGAATACTAGCAAAGAAGCGGATCTTGAAAATTCAGAGTGGGCTACTTCTGATGAGGTTAAAAATAACGTCCAACGAATCTTGGATAAATTAAAGGATATGTTTAACGGCGCTGAAAGCCCTCATAACGAGTCTATAGACAATGATGATAACAATATTGAAGATGGCAAAGAAGACGGCTTAGAAGATAATTTAAAGCCTAAAGAGAACACTATTCAAATCATCTTTCCCGAGAACACTCAACCTAGAACCAAGCCTGATTTTAAAAGGTTAATTGCTAACACTGAGAAAGAAGTAGAAAATACTCACCAGCAGGCACATGAAGAGTTAAAAGAAGATGAAATTATAGAATCACCAATTGCCGTCATGGTAAATAATACTCCCATTAACGACACAGTTAAGGAATGTAGTTATGATCATAAAAATGAAGCGGTGTTTGATGAAATGGTAATTTCGAATCGACGCCAGATATTTGCTCTTGAAAAAGCCTTGCAAGTCATCTTAGCACCAATCCCTGAAATTCGATCTAAGAATCAAAAACGAGGTCGGCTACGCCCACATAGCGTATGGCGTGCTGTTTATTGTGATGATGATAATATACGTACAAAAATTAATAGGGGCTCACCTAAGGAAGACGCTAGTATTTCCCTAATGGTTGATATTAGTTATTCTACCACCTCAATGTGTGGCACCCAAAAGCAAGTTATCACTGAAATGAAAGAGGCCTTATCGGTTGTTTTATCAGCTGCACATAATATTAAGTTACCGTCAAAAGCCTTTGCATTTACAAGTGATTTCGCTACTAATGACACTTTTATTTATCATTTGAAGCCAAACGATCACTTGCTTAAACCGCAGCATAAGGGGGCTATTGGCGGTTTACGTCCAGAAATGGGCAACCGTGATGTCATTGCGCTCCAATATTTATTAAATCAAGTGAAAGATCGTAAAGAGTCTATTCGCTTGGCATTTATGATTAGTGATGGGGCACCAAATTTCTATGAAAATGAATCCGAAGAAACCATAAAAGAGATGGTTAAATCAGCAAACAAAAATGGCGTTGATGTTTTTTGTATATTTGTTGGGAACGATAACTGGGGTTATCAATGTGCTAAAAGAATGTACGGAAATAGAGTAATACGTTCAAAATCAGGTTTAGCATCTGATTTAAAAAGACATTTAATTAAAGTGTTATCACTCCGCCGAGGACTATAA